A genomic stretch from Sphingomonas sp. HDW15A includes:
- a CDS encoding vgr related protein, giving the protein MVSSRALTDGEIALARSMFGDSIDYGRVRMVRRKWWPFQPRGIVMAPTGNIHFHPGDPRWSDDFSKEPLSSQGLFIHEMTHVWQTQKRGRFYLPLMRHPFCRYAYQLREGWSFDRYGLEQQAEIVRHAFLSRNGARLAASPPEALLPFV; this is encoded by the coding sequence ATGGTCAGTTCCCGTGCCCTGACAGACGGAGAAATCGCCCTCGCTCGGTCGATGTTCGGGGATTCCATCGATTATGGGCGCGTTCGCATGGTCCGCCGCAAATGGTGGCCCTTCCAACCGCGCGGGATCGTCATGGCGCCGACCGGCAACATTCATTTTCATCCTGGCGATCCGCGCTGGTCAGACGATTTTTCGAAGGAACCGCTGTCCTCCCAGGGCCTCTTCATCCACGAGATGACCCACGTTTGGCAGACGCAGAAGCGCGGACGCTTCTACCTGCCGCTGATGCGCCACCCATTCTGCCGTTACGCTTATCAGCTTCGTGAAGGCTGGTCGTTCGACCGCTATGGACTGGAGCAGCAGGCGGAAATCGTGCGCCACGCCTTCCTCTCGCGAAACGGCGCTCGGCTCGCCGCATCGCCGCCCGAAGCGCTGCTGCCCTTCGTTTGA
- the rph gene encoding ribonuclease PH: MRPSGRAPDQMRELTFEPGFTRHAEGSCLVSFGHTRVLVTASVEDKVPPFLRGKGQGWVTAEYGMLPRATHTRGNREAAKGKQSGRTQEIQRLIGRSLRAVVDLKKLGERQIVVDCDVIQADGGTRTAAISGAWVALRIAVDKLLEQKKIDADPIETQVAAVSSGFHAGQAVLDLDYDEDSTAGCDGNFVLTGDGNIVEAQLTAEGECFDEEGLLRLLRLARIGCTDIFREQLKATGR, from the coding sequence ATGCGCCCCAGCGGACGCGCCCCCGACCAGATGCGCGAGCTCACATTCGAGCCCGGATTCACCCGTCATGCCGAAGGCAGCTGCCTCGTCAGCTTCGGCCATACCCGCGTCCTCGTCACCGCCTCGGTGGAAGACAAGGTTCCGCCATTTCTTCGCGGAAAGGGCCAGGGTTGGGTCACTGCCGAATATGGCATGCTTCCCCGAGCCACCCATACGCGTGGAAACCGCGAGGCCGCCAAGGGCAAGCAGTCGGGACGTACCCAAGAGATCCAGCGGTTGATCGGCCGAAGCTTGCGCGCCGTCGTTGACCTGAAGAAACTCGGCGAACGACAGATCGTCGTCGACTGCGACGTCATTCAGGCCGATGGCGGAACCCGCACCGCCGCGATCAGCGGCGCCTGGGTCGCCCTTCGAATCGCCGTCGACAAGCTGCTCGAACAGAAGAAAATCGATGCGGACCCCATCGAGACCCAAGTTGCCGCCGTCTCCAGCGGCTTTCACGCCGGGCAGGCCGTCCTCGATCTCGACTACGATGAAGATTCAACCGCCGGCTGCGACGGCAACTTCGTGCTGACCGGCGACGGCAACATCGTCGAGGCGCAGTTGACCGCAGAAGGCGAATGTTTCGACGAGGAAGGCCTGCTCCGCCTGCTTCGCCTTGCGCGGATAGGCTGCACGGACATCTTCCGCGAGCAGTTGAAGGCGACCGGGCGGTGA
- the rdgB gene encoding RdgB/HAM1 family non-canonical purine NTP pyrophosphatase, with product MKIIGPKLVVATHNSGKLREIRDLLAPHGIECVGAAELDLPEPEETGNTFVDNAELKARAAADLSGLPALSDDSGLSVDALHGMPGIFSARWAEDEAGNRDFTRAMERVWREVEEAGPEAGHDAHFTCALSIAWPDGDIESFEGKVHGTIVWPPRGDKGFGYDPIFVATGMDKTFAEIDPAEKHAISHRAQAFRKLVAALG from the coding sequence GTGAAAATCATCGGGCCGAAGCTGGTCGTCGCGACTCACAATTCCGGCAAGCTGCGCGAAATCCGCGATTTGCTTGCCCCCCACGGGATTGAATGCGTCGGTGCGGCGGAACTCGACCTCCCCGAGCCCGAGGAAACAGGCAACACCTTCGTTGACAATGCCGAGTTGAAGGCGCGAGCAGCTGCCGATCTCAGCGGTCTTCCGGCGCTGAGCGACGACAGCGGCCTTAGTGTCGATGCCCTCCACGGCATGCCGGGAATTTTCTCCGCCAGATGGGCAGAAGATGAGGCCGGCAATCGCGATTTCACCCGCGCGATGGAGCGGGTCTGGCGTGAAGTCGAGGAAGCTGGTCCCGAGGCCGGGCACGATGCTCACTTCACCTGCGCACTTTCGATTGCCTGGCCGGACGGTGACATCGAAAGCTTCGAAGGCAAGGTCCACGGGACGATCGTCTGGCCGCCGCGCGGCGACAAGGGCTTCGGCTACGACCCGATTTTCGTCGCAACCGGGATGGACAAGACTTTTGCCGAGATCGATCCGGCCGAAAAGCATGCGATCAGCCACCGCGCCCAGGCGTTCAGGAAGCTGGTCGCCGCGCTCGGGTGA
- a CDS encoding PepSY-associated TM helix domain-containing protein codes for MKTLSFLHRWAGGIIGLLLALIGLSGAALVWEGEWINLPGSGDPVIERVDVLAEVSERAIAAGATRITFASEEIGLHHAAYPGGAGAYFRQDGSISVSWSSMWERPEFWLFDFHHHLFAGETGETITGIAGLAGLLFVVTGVILWWRSRRAYEFRLWPRRFQPGPIVRHHRDLGILIAPLLLISMLTGIGMLYQDAARAILGGTRTSPAPKVEEVVSTEPAAIGQMLTSAKAQFPESMIRRLTIPSKPGTAYSVRLRQPSEWTPNGRTTLYFDATGTLLRTDNPLRGPTGDLVIEKLYPVHSGKIGALPGNCWCHSPALDWGCSGFWQSIPFGFGRSRPDDGAGAPPTSLK; via the coding sequence ATGAAAACGCTTTCCTTCCTCCATCGCTGGGCCGGTGGAATCATTGGCCTGCTTCTGGCGTTGATCGGTCTGTCCGGAGCGGCACTGGTCTGGGAAGGGGAGTGGATAAACCTTCCCGGCTCCGGTGACCCCGTTATTGAGCGTGTGGATGTCCTGGCCGAAGTGAGCGAAAGGGCGATTGCTGCCGGTGCCACCCGGATCACTTTCGCGAGCGAGGAAATCGGCCTTCATCATGCGGCCTATCCGGGCGGCGCGGGCGCGTATTTCCGACAGGACGGCAGCATTTCCGTGTCCTGGTCAAGCATGTGGGAGCGGCCCGAATTCTGGCTGTTCGACTTCCATCATCACCTGTTCGCTGGCGAAACCGGAGAGACGATCACCGGGATCGCAGGTCTTGCCGGGTTGCTGTTCGTCGTCACCGGGGTGATCCTGTGGTGGCGAAGTCGGCGTGCCTATGAGTTCCGCCTATGGCCGCGGCGATTCCAGCCGGGGCCCATCGTCCGCCATCATCGCGACCTCGGGATCCTCATCGCGCCGTTGCTGCTCATCTCGATGCTGACGGGGATCGGAATGCTCTATCAGGACGCGGCCCGTGCTATTCTCGGCGGAACTAGGACGTCGCCCGCGCCGAAAGTCGAGGAAGTAGTCTCCACCGAACCCGCAGCGATTGGGCAAATGTTGACCAGCGCAAAAGCGCAATTCCCGGAATCCATGATCCGCCGGCTGACCATCCCTTCGAAGCCCGGCACTGCTTATTCGGTGCGCCTGCGGCAGCCATCCGAATGGACTCCGAACGGACGGACGACGCTCTATTTTGATGCGACCGGCACGCTGCTTCGGACCGACAACCCACTAAGGGGTCCGACAGGGGACTTGGTTATCGAGAAACTCTACCCGGTCCACAGCGGCAAGATTGGGGCCTTGCCTGGAAATTGCTGGTGTCACTCTCCGGCCTTGGACTGGGGATGCTCGGGCTTCTGGCAGTCTATTCCTTTTGGTTTCGGAAGGTCTCGTCCCGACGACGGGGCAGGAGCACCGCCAACGAGCTTAAAGTAA
- the hemW gene encoding radical SAM family heme chaperone HemW: protein MTDLALYVHWPFCVSKCPYCDFNSHVRESIDQDEWREALLADLAHEAALLPNRHLTSIFFGGGTPSLMEPATAEAIIRAATDAWTLAGDIEITLEANPNSAEAARFADLAAAGVNRISLGLQSFDDDKLAFLGRAHSADEGQLALAAAQAAVSRVSFDLIYALPGDDEPGWARDLDRALSLGTEHLSLYQLTIEPGTRFASDVAKHRFEPLDADRSAALFEMTQQRTAAAGIPAYEISNHARPGAESRHNLTYWRYGDYAGIGPGAHGRRLGMRTVRHKKPENFVRAVARNGSGLVEEERLTAEEAAHEALVMGLRLAEGVDTAALARRFGRRIIDERAAAMLESHGLLRREGDRICTTESGRLLLDSILAEIAA, encoded by the coding sequence GTGACTGACCTCGCCCTCTACGTCCATTGGCCGTTCTGCGTCAGCAAATGCCCTTATTGCGACTTCAACAGCCATGTCCGCGAGTCGATCGATCAGGACGAATGGCGCGAAGCGTTGCTGGCCGATCTCGCTCATGAAGCGGCTCTTCTGCCCAACCGCCACCTGACCAGCATCTTCTTCGGCGGCGGCACACCGTCGCTGATGGAGCCGGCAACTGCTGAGGCAATAATCCGCGCCGCGACGGACGCTTGGACTCTCGCCGGCGACATCGAGATCACGCTCGAGGCCAATCCCAACAGCGCAGAAGCGGCGCGTTTTGCCGATCTTGCGGCCGCGGGCGTCAACCGCATCAGCCTCGGCCTGCAGAGCTTCGATGACGACAAGCTCGCCTTCCTCGGCCGCGCCCACAGCGCCGACGAGGGGCAGCTTGCGCTCGCCGCTGCGCAGGCGGCCGTGTCACGTGTCAGCTTCGACCTTATCTATGCCCTACCCGGAGACGATGAGCCCGGCTGGGCCCGCGACCTTGACCGCGCTCTGTCCCTCGGGACCGAGCATCTTTCGCTCTACCAGTTGACCATCGAGCCCGGCACACGCTTTGCTTCCGACGTCGCCAAGCATCGCTTCGAGCCGCTCGACGCTGATCGATCAGCGGCATTGTTCGAAATGACTCAGCAGCGCACCGCGGCTGCCGGCATCCCGGCCTACGAAATCTCCAACCATGCCCGTCCAGGCGCGGAGAGTCGCCACAATCTCACCTACTGGCGTTACGGCGATTACGCCGGCATCGGTCCCGGCGCCCACGGACGGCGCCTAGGAATGCGCACCGTGCGCCATAAGAAGCCCGAGAATTTCGTCCGCGCGGTTGCGCGCAACGGCAGCGGCCTTGTCGAGGAAGAGCGGTTGACCGCCGAGGAAGCGGCGCATGAGGCCCTGGTTATGGGACTTCGCCTTGCCGAGGGAGTCGACACGGCGGCCCTCGCCCGCCGCTTCGGCCGCAGGATAATCGACGAGCGCGCTGCCGCCATGCTTGAAAGCCACGGCCTGCTGCGGCGGGAAGGCGACCGAATCTGCACGACCGAGTCTGGTCGCTTGCTCCTCGACTCGATCCTTGCTGAAATTGCGGCCTAG
- the hrcA gene encoding heat-inducible transcriptional repressor HrcA — protein MNAPIPELTDRMRQVFGLVVDAYLERGIPVGSKAIAPSISLSPASIRGVMQELEELGLLTHPHTSAGRMPTESGLRLFVDGIMQTSLPGAAERLAIEKEMQRTGTIEDALSAATSALSGLSACAGVVLTPKQEMRLKQLGFVPLDSNRALAVLVGMDGNVENRVVNLGPGASTAALAEVANYVNARLVGLTLAEAEGRLRKEIADSREAVDRAAGELVASGLAQWSRDAMQRPVLIVRGQANLLDEAAAADLERVRQLLDELEDRQEIARLLEKAREADGCRIFIGSENRMFALSGSSVIAAPYRDGADRVVGVVGVIGPTRLNYARVVPMVDFTAQALTRWMQ, from the coding sequence ATGAACGCGCCGATCCCAGAGTTGACCGACCGGATGCGCCAGGTTTTTGGCCTGGTCGTCGACGCCTATCTCGAGCGCGGCATACCTGTGGGATCGAAGGCGATCGCGCCGAGCATTAGCCTGTCGCCGGCCTCGATCCGCGGCGTAATGCAAGAACTGGAAGAGCTTGGCCTGCTCACCCATCCGCACACCTCCGCCGGGCGGATGCCGACGGAAAGCGGACTCCGCCTGTTCGTCGATGGAATCATGCAGACCAGCCTTCCCGGCGCTGCCGAGCGCTTGGCGATCGAAAAAGAAATGCAGCGCACGGGGACGATCGAGGACGCCCTGTCTGCGGCGACGTCCGCCCTTAGCGGGCTCAGTGCCTGCGCGGGCGTCGTCCTCACTCCGAAGCAGGAAATGCGGCTGAAGCAGCTCGGCTTCGTCCCGCTCGATTCCAATCGCGCTCTCGCAGTGCTGGTTGGAATGGACGGCAATGTCGAAAACCGGGTCGTCAACTTAGGGCCGGGGGCAAGCACTGCCGCGCTTGCCGAAGTGGCGAACTACGTCAATGCGCGTCTCGTAGGCCTGACGCTCGCCGAAGCCGAAGGACGGCTCCGCAAGGAAATCGCCGACAGCCGCGAGGCGGTCGATCGCGCCGCGGGCGAGCTTGTCGCTTCCGGCCTCGCGCAATGGAGCCGGGACGCCATGCAACGCCCGGTGCTGATCGTTCGCGGCCAGGCCAATCTGCTGGACGAAGCCGCCGCCGCCGACCTCGAACGGGTCCGGCAGTTGCTCGACGAACTCGAGGACCGGCAGGAAATCGCCCGGTTGCTGGAAAAGGCACGCGAAGCCGATGGCTGCCGGATTTTCATCGGCAGCGAAAACCGGATGTTCGCGTTGTCAGGGTCGAGCGTCATCGCCGCGCCGTATCGTGATGGTGCGGATCGGGTGGTTGGAGTCGTCGGTGTGATAGGCCCGACACGGTTGAACTATGCCCGCGTGGTCCCCATGGTGGATTTCACCGCGCAGGCCCTCACAAGATGGATGCAATGA
- a CDS encoding acyl carrier protein, producing the protein MSETADRVKKIVVEHLGVDAEKVTEEASFIDDLGADSLDIVELVMAFEEEFGVEIPDDAAEKITTVKDAIDYIDSNKG; encoded by the coding sequence ATGAGCGAGACCGCCGATCGCGTAAAGAAGATCGTTGTCGAGCACCTCGGCGTCGACGCCGAAAAGGTGACCGAAGAGGCGAGCTTCATCGACGATCTCGGTGCCGACAGCCTCGACATCGTCGAGCTGGTCATGGCGTTCGAGGAAGAGTTCGGGGTGGAGATTCCCGACGATGCCGCTGAGAAGATCACGACCGTCAAGGACGCGATCGACTATATCGACAGCAACAAGGGCTAA
- a CDS encoding thioredoxin domain-containing protein: MKSIALLGATALISAAAIAQPAVDWTKRTAASTDGGFVMGNPKAKVTLVEYGSLTCPHCRHFAATGLKPLTANYVRTGKVRFEFRNYILNGYDLSASVIARCGGANRFFPAAETFFATQDSWIDRIRKTPRERLEAVDGLPDDKKLAAMAEVGGFKAIAATKGISPAAADKCLADPAAAKRLVDMTNAAQERHGVKGTPTFFVNGKRVEGADWAAVEAALKAAL, encoded by the coding sequence ATGAAGAGTATCGCATTGCTCGGCGCGACTGCGCTGATATCGGCCGCCGCCATCGCGCAGCCTGCCGTGGACTGGACCAAGCGAACCGCCGCCTCGACTGACGGGGGCTTCGTCATGGGCAATCCAAAGGCCAAGGTCACGTTGGTCGAATATGGATCCCTAACTTGCCCGCATTGCCGGCATTTCGCGGCGACGGGATTGAAGCCGCTGACCGCGAACTATGTCCGAACCGGCAAGGTTCGCTTCGAATTTCGTAACTACATACTCAACGGATATGATCTCAGCGCGTCGGTCATCGCTCGCTGCGGCGGGGCGAACCGCTTCTTCCCGGCGGCGGAAACCTTCTTCGCGACGCAGGACAGTTGGATCGATCGGATCCGCAAGACTCCGCGCGAACGTCTGGAGGCGGTCGACGGGTTGCCGGACGACAAGAAGCTTGCGGCAATGGCGGAGGTCGGCGGCTTCAAGGCGATCGCAGCCACCAAGGGGATTAGTCCGGCTGCAGCCGACAAATGCCTAGCCGACCCGGCTGCCGCCAAGCGTCTAGTCGACATGACCAATGCCGCGCAGGAGCGCCATGGCGTCAAGGGCACGCCGACCTTCTTCGTCAACGGCAAGCGCGTTGAAGGTGCTGACTGGGCGGCTGTCGAGGCTGCGCTCAAGGCCGCACTCTAG
- the rsmI gene encoding 16S rRNA (cytidine(1402)-2'-O)-methyltransferase produces MSSPLSPGLYIVATPIGNLSDLSPRAAETLCNAALILAEDKRVSAKLLAHAGSKAPMQAYHDHSDEGLRDSVLARLGGEAVALISDAGTPLISDPGYKLVRAARAAGYAVHTVPGPCAAIAALTLAGLPTDRFLFAGFLPAKAKARADAIAELARIRASLVFYESGPRLAESLAALREGLGKRDGAVVREISKLHEETVIGTLAQLAERYADNPPRGEIVIVVGPPAQPEAPSDDALDFALREAMADQSVSRAAADVATRLGVPRKRAYARALELGDES; encoded by the coding sequence ATGTCCTCCCCCCTTTCGCCCGGCCTCTATATCGTCGCGACCCCGATCGGCAATCTTTCCGACCTGAGCCCGCGCGCCGCCGAAACGCTCTGCAACGCAGCTCTGATCCTCGCCGAAGACAAAAGGGTCAGTGCAAAGCTTCTCGCCCATGCTGGGTCCAAGGCGCCGATGCAGGCCTATCACGACCACAGTGACGAGGGGCTTCGCGATTCGGTACTGGCCCGCCTCGGCGGCGAGGCGGTGGCGCTGATTAGCGATGCCGGGACGCCGCTTATCTCCGATCCCGGCTACAAGCTCGTTCGTGCGGCTCGCGCCGCCGGCTATGCGGTACACACCGTCCCCGGACCATGCGCAGCCATCGCTGCGCTCACGCTTGCTGGTCTGCCTACCGACCGCTTCTTGTTCGCCGGCTTCCTTCCGGCCAAGGCCAAGGCCCGCGCCGATGCAATCGCCGAGCTTGCGCGCATCCGTGCTAGCCTCGTCTTCTACGAGAGCGGCCCACGGCTCGCGGAAAGCCTCGCGGCGCTTCGCGAGGGCCTCGGCAAGCGCGACGGCGCTGTGGTTCGCGAGATCTCCAAACTCCACGAGGAAACGGTGATCGGGACGCTCGCCCAGCTCGCTGAGCGATACGCGGATAACCCGCCCAGAGGCGAGATCGTCATTGTCGTCGGCCCGCCCGCCCAGCCCGAAGCGCCCAGCGACGACGCACTCGATTTTGCCCTGCGCGAGGCGATGGCCGATCAAAGCGTCTCTCGCGCTGCCGCCGATGTTGCTACCCGGCTGGGCGTCCCACGCAAGCGCGCTTACGCTCGCGCGCTAGAGCTTGGAGACGAGAGCTGA
- a CDS encoding DedA family protein — MADWVVRLIEQTGYLGVAFLMFLETIFPPIPSEVIMPVAGVAAGQGNMNFAAVVACGTAGAMLGNITWYLAARALGIERLHPLIDRHGHWITITWPEVQRAEVWFRDHGTFFVFLGRMLPTVRSLVSVPAGLLRMRFKTFFIASTLGTAGWTALLAGAGYKLGENYRDIDSIIGPASNAILAVLALGYLWRVWTHRRRRRD; from the coding sequence ATGGCAGACTGGGTCGTCCGCCTGATCGAGCAGACAGGCTATCTCGGGGTCGCGTTCCTGATGTTCCTCGAGACTATTTTTCCTCCAATCCCGTCGGAAGTGATCATGCCCGTTGCTGGAGTCGCAGCGGGTCAGGGAAACATGAATTTCGCTGCGGTTGTCGCCTGCGGAACCGCCGGAGCGATGCTTGGCAACATCACCTGGTATCTCGCTGCCCGGGCGCTCGGCATCGAGAGGCTTCATCCATTGATCGACAGGCACGGCCACTGGATAACGATCACCTGGCCTGAGGTGCAGAGGGCGGAAGTCTGGTTCCGCGACCACGGCACCTTCTTCGTCTTCCTCGGTCGGATGCTTCCCACGGTCCGCTCGCTGGTCTCGGTTCCCGCCGGCCTGCTGAGGATGCGCTTCAAGACCTTTTTCATTGCATCGACCCTCGGCACCGCCGGATGGACTGCGCTCCTTGCCGGTGCAGGTTACAAGCTCGGCGAAAATTATCGCGATATCGACAGCATTATCGGTCCGGCCTCCAACGCGATCCTTGCCGTGCTCGCGCTCGGCTATCTCTGGCGCGTCTGGACCCATCGCCGGCGTCGACGCGACTGA
- the grpE gene encoding nucleotide exchange factor GrpE, which produces MTEENDKLHDEAEDIRAETAADAPELAEHDRVTELERLLEEANSKALYAAAELQNVRRRMEKEMADTRSYAAAGFARDMLAIKDHLDRALAAVSDELRADQTAANFLAGIEATARELESAFARHGVEKVAAKGLPLDPHHHQAMIEIPHEAEPGTVVEEMQAGYKMKDRLLRPALVGVARKPD; this is translated from the coding sequence ATGACCGAAGAAAACGACAAGCTGCACGACGAAGCCGAAGACATCCGCGCAGAGACGGCAGCCGATGCCCCGGAACTGGCCGAGCACGACCGTGTGACCGAGCTGGAACGCCTTCTGGAAGAGGCCAATTCCAAGGCGCTTTATGCCGCCGCCGAGCTTCAGAACGTCCGTCGCCGGATGGAAAAGGAAATGGCCGATACCCGCTCCTACGCGGCGGCCGGATTCGCCCGCGACATGCTGGCCATCAAGGATCATCTCGACCGCGCGCTCGCGGCAGTGAGCGATGAATTGCGCGCTGACCAGACGGCGGCGAACTTCCTCGCCGGGATCGAGGCGACCGCCCGCGAGCTCGAATCTGCCTTCGCCCGTCATGGCGTCGAGAAGGTCGCGGCCAAGGGCCTTCCGCTCGATCCTCATCATCACCAGGCCATGATTGAAATCCCGCACGAGGCCGAGCCCGGCACCGTCGTCGAGGAGATGCAGGCGGGGTACAAGATGAAGGACCGGCTTCTTCGTCCGGCGCTGGTCGGAGTGGCGCGCAAGCCCGACTGA
- a CDS encoding penicillin-binding protein activator, with protein sequence MSNAANLALFDTKAGNLRLTTYDSNGIGAATAAERAIAAGADLILGPLLAEDVRALAPVARRAKVPVIAFSNDASVAGNGVYIMGVTPAGAIDRVVRHVRGKGAARFGALVPSGLYGQRAAQAMQASVRAAGGQMVGLETYNRTPLAARGAAATLNRRGTFDAVLIGDGGTMVTALAPAVEAGPTLLGTELWANDRTLGRTPRLRGALYAAPPEARFQQLVTRYKARYGKTPYRLGSFGYDAMLLVARAARSWPTGRPFPMRMLTDRDGFAGVDGVFRFGSDGVVERALEVRQVTAAGTAVVSPAAASFGN encoded by the coding sequence ATCTCGAACGCGGCCAATCTCGCCCTCTTCGACACCAAGGCCGGCAATCTTCGACTGACAACCTACGACAGTAACGGGATCGGCGCCGCCACGGCGGCGGAACGAGCGATCGCAGCGGGCGCGGACCTGATCCTAGGGCCGTTGCTGGCGGAGGATGTGCGAGCGCTTGCGCCGGTGGCGCGCCGAGCGAAGGTGCCGGTCATCGCTTTCTCGAACGATGCAAGCGTCGCCGGCAACGGCGTCTACATCATGGGCGTGACCCCTGCTGGGGCGATCGACCGGGTCGTTCGCCATGTGCGCGGCAAGGGCGCAGCGCGATTCGGGGCTCTGGTGCCGAGCGGCCTCTATGGCCAGCGGGCGGCGCAGGCGATGCAGGCCTCCGTCCGCGCAGCCGGCGGCCAAATGGTCGGGCTGGAGACGTACAACCGGACGCCGTTGGCAGCGCGCGGTGCGGCCGCGACACTCAACAGGCGGGGCACTTTCGACGCGGTGCTTATTGGCGACGGCGGAACGATGGTCACGGCATTGGCACCGGCGGTCGAGGCCGGGCCGACGCTGCTCGGAACTGAGCTTTGGGCGAATGACCGAACGCTTGGTAGGACGCCGCGTCTGCGCGGGGCGCTCTATGCCGCTCCGCCCGAGGCGCGGTTTCAGCAACTCGTGACGCGTTACAAGGCGCGGTACGGAAAGACACCTTATCGGCTCGGAAGCTTCGGCTATGACGCGATGTTGCTGGTGGCGCGCGCAGCGCGCAGCTGGCCGACCGGTCGGCCATTCCCGATGCGTATGCTGACTGACCGCGATGGTTTCGCTGGAGTCGATGGAGTGTTCCGGTTCGGAAGCGACGGGGTCGTGGAGCGCGCGCTAGAAGTTCGGCAGGTCACCGCGGCGGGCACAGCCGTGGTCTCACCGGCAGCGGCGAGCTTCGGTAACTAG
- a CDS encoding UrcA family protein, with product MKFRKILAFGAAVAVTTGGVVTLASPASAEQVVIHATEIPTRLVHFADLDLANRDGQRVLKRRVSTAVYAVCDGSESYATFQSDGFCRTAAWAKATPQIEAAIQRAQLMAENNIKDTGVQAIAISL from the coding sequence ATGAAATTCCGCAAGATTCTCGCTTTCGGCGCCGCGGTCGCGGTCACTACCGGAGGGGTCGTCACGCTGGCTTCCCCCGCCTCTGCGGAGCAGGTCGTGATTCACGCCACGGAAATTCCAACCCGGCTCGTTCACTTCGCCGATCTCGACCTGGCGAACCGCGATGGCCAGCGGGTTCTCAAACGCCGCGTGAGTACTGCCGTATATGCGGTGTGCGACGGCTCCGAGAGCTATGCGACGTTCCAGTCGGACGGCTTCTGCCGGACCGCCGCATGGGCGAAGGCCACACCCCAGATCGAAGCGGCCATCCAGCGCGCCCAGTTGATGGCTGAGAACAACATCAAGGATACCGGCGTTCAGGCGATTGCAATCTCCCTCTGA